A part of Sulfurimonas sp. HSL-1716 genomic DNA contains:
- the rplC gene encoding 50S ribosomal protein L3 gives MEFIVEKIGMSRTITVPSKPVTLLKVKEAKVCEVNDGIAIVAYNDGKKMNKSIEGQQKKYSLSSEFNRFVTMSVSNTEAGDLDLSPLAEAKVLKSSFTTKGRGFSGAMKRWNFAGGPGGHGSRFHRLVGSIGNAEWPGRVQPGRKMPGQYGNVKVTVKNEIISYDAENGVLVVTGSVPGANGALGRVKVAK, from the coding sequence ATGGAATTTATTGTTGAAAAAATCGGTATGAGCCGTACTATCACTGTACCTAGTAAACCTGTTACTTTATTAAAAGTAAAAGAAGCTAAAGTATGTGAAGTTAATGATGGGATCGCTATTGTTGCGTACAACGATGGTAAAAAAATGAATAAATCTATAGAAGGTCAACAAAAGAAATACTCTTTATCTTCTGAGTTTAATCGTTTTGTCACAATGAGTGTTTCAAACACAGAAGCCGGTGATTTAGACTTAAGTCCGTTAGCGGAAGCAAAAGTTCTTAAATCTTCTTTTACGACGAAAGGTCGCGGATTCAGCGGTGCTATGAAACGTTGGAACTTTGCAGGTGGTCCTGGCGGTCACGGTTCACGTTTCCACAGACTAGTCGGTTCGATCGGTAATGCTGAATGGCCGGGTCGTGTACAACCGGGAAGAAAAATGCCGGGTCAATACGGTAATGTCAAAGTTACTGTTAAAAATGAAATTATCTCTTACGACGCTGAAAATGGTGTACTTGTAGTAACTGGATCCGTTCCGGGCGCTAACGGTGCATTAGGTCGTGTAAAGGTTGCTAAATAA
- the rplD gene encoding 50S ribosomal protein L4 — translation MMSAIVLNEKFEKASELALPESFSGINSHNLYLYVKSYQAALRANTASTKTRSEVSGGGKKPWAQKGKGGARAGSRRSPLFVGGGQAFGSKNNRNYDLKVNKKQKKLALKFALDALANQGKLFIVDSIEVASGKTKDAQAIFNALGQRDALFVKSILDEQTFLAFRNIQSAYLIEENELNAFLAATYRSVVIEKAVWENLVREAE, via the coding sequence ATAATGAGCGCTATAGTACTTAATGAAAAATTTGAAAAAGCATCTGAGTTAGCATTACCGGAGAGTTTTAGTGGGATCAATTCACACAACTTATATCTTTACGTAAAGTCTTACCAAGCAGCATTACGCGCTAATACTGCTTCTACTAAGACACGTTCGGAAGTAAGCGGCGGTGGTAAAAAACCATGGGCTCAAAAAGGTAAAGGCGGCGCACGTGCCGGTTCACGTCGTTCACCTCTATTTGTTGGCGGGGGTCAAGCGTTCGGTTCGAAAAACAACCGTAACTACGATCTTAAAGTTAACAAAAAACAGAAAAAACTTGCTCTAAAGTTTGCTTTAGATGCGCTTGCTAATCAAGGTAAACTGTTTATCGTTGACAGCATAGAAGTTGCTTCTGGGAAGACAAAAGACGCACAAGCGATATTTAACGCTCTTGGTCAACGTGATGCATTGTTTGTAAAATCTATCTTAGATGAACAAACATTCTTAGCATTCCGTAATATTCAATCTGCTTATCTGATTGAAGAAAACGAATTGAATGCATTCTTAGCTGCAACTTATCGCTCGGTAGTGATAGAAAAAGCGGTTTGGGAAAATCTTGTAAGAGAGGCTGAATAA
- a CDS encoding 50S ribosomal protein L23, translated as MADITDIKSILYTEKTLGLQEDGVIVVQTSPRMTKTGLKEVFREYFGIVPTRINSLNQTGKVKRFRGIAGKQNNFKKFYVTLPEGAQIESLAV; from the coding sequence ATGGCAGATATTACAGATATCAAATCAATTTTATATACAGAAAAGACTCTTGGTCTTCAAGAAGATGGTGTCATCGTGGTACAAACATCTCCTCGTATGACCAAAACAGGTCTTAAAGAGGTGTTTAGAGAGTATTTTGGGATCGTTCCGACCCGCATCAACTCTCTTAACCAAACGGGAAAAGTAAAACGTTTCCGTGGTATCGCTGGTAAACAAAACAACTTCAAGAAGTTTTATGTAACGTTGCCAGAGGGTGCACAAATAGAAAGTTTGGCGGTATAA
- the rplB gene encoding 50S ribosomal protein L2 — protein sequence MAIKTYRPITPSRRFYTNIDSSDITAKASVRSLLVKLPAHAGRNNNGRITSRHKQAGAKKLYRIIDFKRNKFDIPGTVAAIEYDPYRNCRIALINYADGEKRYILQPKGLNVGDVISSAESGLDVKVGNAMKLMNIPVGTVVHNIELKPGKGGQMVRSAGTSAQIMGRDGKYVSLRMPSSEMRLVLGECIATIGTVGNEEYANIVIAKAGRSRHMGIRPQTRGSAMNPIDHPHGGGEGKTNSGRHPVTPWGKPTKGAKTRRKKASDKLIITRRKSNPKR from the coding sequence ATGGCAATTAAAACTTATAGACCGATAACACCAAGTCGTCGTTTTTATACAAATATTGACAGCAGTGATATCACTGCTAAAGCAAGTGTCCGTTCATTACTTGTAAAACTTCCTGCACATGCCGGTCGTAACAACAATGGTCGTATCACTTCTCGTCATAAGCAAGCCGGTGCGAAAAAACTGTATCGTATCATCGATTTCAAACGTAACAAGTTCGATATCCCTGGAACGGTAGCAGCTATCGAGTATGATCCGTACCGTAACTGTCGTATCGCACTTATCAACTATGCTGACGGTGAAAAGCGTTATATCCTTCAACCAAAAGGTCTAAACGTAGGTGATGTTATTTCATCTGCAGAATCAGGTCTTGACGTTAAAGTCGGTAATGCTATGAAACTAATGAACATTCCTGTGGGTACTGTAGTACACAACATCGAGCTAAAGCCTGGCAAAGGCGGTCAAATGGTTCGTTCAGCCGGTACAAGTGCTCAGATCATGGGTCGTGACGGTAAATATGTTTCACTTCGTATGCCGTCTTCTGAGATGCGTTTGGTTTTAGGTGAATGTATTGCTACTATCGGTACTGTTGGTAATGAAGAGTACGCAAACATCGTTATTGCAAAAGCGGGTCGTTCTCGTCATATGGGTATTCGTCCTCAAACTCGTGGTTCTGCGATGAACCCTATCGATCACCCGCACGGTGGTGGTGAAGGTAAAACGAATTCAGGCCGTCATCCGGTTACTCCGTGGGGTAAACCAACGAAGGGTGCTAAAACTCGTCGTAAAAAAGCTAGTGATAAACTAATTATTACTCGCCGTAAATCTAATCCGAAGAGGTAG
- the rpsS gene encoding 30S ribosomal protein S19: MARSVKKGPFVDDHLMKKVVTAKAAKDNKPIKTWSRRSMILPDMVGITFNVHNGRQFIPVYVTENHIGYKLGEFAPTRTFKGHKGSVQKKVG, encoded by the coding sequence ATGGCAAGAAGTGTAAAAAAAGGTCCATTTGTTGATGACCATTTAATGAAAAAAGTTGTTACTGCAAAAGCTGCAAAAGACAACAAACCTATTAAAACTTGGTCACGTCGTAGTATGATTCTTCCAGATATGGTAGGTATAACTTTCAACGTTCATAACGGACGTCAGTTTATACCTGTATATGTAACGGAGAACCATATCGGTTATAAACTTGGAGAATTCGCTCCAACTCGTACATTCAAGGGCCATAAAGGTTCTGTACAAAAGAAGGTAGGTTAA
- the rplV gene encoding 50S ribosomal protein L22 produces the protein MARALLKFIRVSPIKSRLIAREIQGMNAEQALAALEFTPNKAAKIIAKVVASAVANSGNEAEDCVITSCRVDNGPVLKRFRPRARGMASGIRKPTAHILVEVEGK, from the coding sequence ATGGCTAGAGCATTATTGAAATTTATCCGTGTGTCACCTATCAAATCACGTCTTATAGCTCGTGAAATTCAAGGTATGAATGCTGAGCAGGCTCTTGCGGCTTTAGAATTCACTCCGAACAAAGCGGCAAAAATTATTGCTAAAGTCGTTGCATCTGCAGTGGCTAACAGCGGCAATGAAGCAGAAGATTGTGTTATCACATCTTGCCGTGTTGACAACGGTCCGGTACTAAAACGTTTCCGTCCGCGTGCTCGTGGTATGGCATCTGGTATTCGTAAACCGACAGCACATATCTTAGTAGAAGTAGAGGGTAAATAA
- the rpsC gene encoding 30S ribosomal protein S3: protein MGQKVNPIGLRLGINRNWESRWFPNFKSAAANIGEDHKIRTYLKKELYYAGVSNIIIERTVKRLRVTIIAARPGIIIGKKGSDIEKLKSNLENLIGKPVSVNIKEEKKAQASAQLVAENVATQLERRVAFRRAMKKVMQGAQRSGAKGIKISVAGRLGGAEMARTEWYLEGRVPLHTLRAKIDYGFAEAHTTYGIIGIKVWIFKGEVLTKGIPAEAKEEKKESRRPAKRAPKRENSGKAE, encoded by the coding sequence ATGGGACAAAAAGTTAATCCTATCGGCCTTCGCCTTGGTATCAACCGTAATTGGGAGAGCCGCTGGTTCCCTAATTTCAAAAGTGCTGCCGCTAATATAGGTGAAGATCACAAAATTCGTACATATTTGAAAAAAGAGCTTTACTATGCCGGTGTTTCCAACATCATCATCGAGCGTACGGTTAAACGTCTTCGTGTAACTATCATCGCTGCTCGTCCTGGTATCATCATCGGGAAAAAAGGTTCAGATATCGAGAAACTAAAATCAAACCTTGAGAACTTGATCGGCAAACCGGTTTCTGTAAACATCAAAGAAGAGAAAAAAGCGCAGGCTTCAGCTCAACTTGTTGCAGAGAACGTTGCTACTCAGTTAGAGCGTCGTGTTGCATTCCGTCGTGCTATGAAGAAAGTTATGCAAGGTGCTCAACGTTCAGGTGCAAAAGGTATTAAAATATCTGTTGCAGGTCGTCTTGGCGGTGCTGAAATGGCTCGTACAGAGTGGTATTTGGAGGGACGTGTTCCGCTTCATACTCTACGTGCTAAGATCGATTACGGTTTTGCTGAAGCACATACTACATACGGAATCATCGGTATTAAAGTATGGATCTTCAAAGGTGAGGTACTAACAAAAGGTATCCCTGCTGAAGCAAAAGAAGAGAAAAAAGAGTCGCGTCGTCCTGCGAAACGTGCTCCAAAACGCGAAAATAGCGGAAAGGCTGAATAA